A segment of the Manis javanica isolate MJ-LG chromosome 10, MJ_LKY, whole genome shotgun sequence genome:
TAGATAAACAATAAAGCTgcactaaaagaaaaaacactgaaaactctgatccagaattttatttttctctgaaaccAGCCCTACTTTGTGAGCTGCTGCCAGATTAGAAGTGTGTGGGGCCAGGGAGCTCCTAAAAGAACACATGGCTGTAGGAACAAAGCAGGCAGGATGCAGCCCAACACACCTTTTGTGATGTACAGGTAGAAGAAGTCGCAGTATAGAATGGTCTGGACAACGCCGGCCACCACAGCAATGAGGTCAAAAAAGCCCTCAAAATAGAAGCGCCAGACCCAGTTGACAAGGTACAAAGCCCGGTAGAGGCCCAGGAAGAACAGGTAGTGGGTGGTGATGGTCTCTGCCTCTCCCGTCTTACTGATCATGAAGAGCTGAGGGAGGATGGCCACTGATTCAAGGTAGATGGAGAAGGTCCACAAGATCTGTAAGAGAAACCACGAGCTGCAGTCATCGTCCACTGCTGACCGTGAGTTCACAGGAAATGCTCTTGCTTTTCCCTATCTCAGCACAAAAAGAGTGGGAAGTCTGGGCATCTGAACTCAAGACAGAGTAGCTGAGCAAGCTAGGAAATCCACACCTAAGAGGTATGGACACTTCCAGTGACaagctgggtgacctggacacCTTTGCCCTTTTGAATCTTCATTACCTCATCCCTCCAACATGTCATTCTTTCCTATGCAGTTTGCTGTGAAACTACATATATGGTGTTTCTCCTGGGTAAGCCTGTTCTACTCCAATCTAGGGTCCCCAATCAACCCTGCTTTCTGCCAGGGTGGCACTGATGACTGGGTTCTTCACTCCTTCCATGCTGTCTCTTCACCAACAGGTCTTCTTTCCAGACCATGTATGTCAATATTGTTCTCCTCCTTCAGGCTTTTCTGGTGTGGTTAAATCAAAGGGCAAGACACTGGAGTTGTAATTGGGCAAACTCTCTGCCCAACATGGCACTGTCTCAAGCTGATAGCAGGAGTACTTGCAAGCAGTCCCAGAGTGTTTTAGAACTCTGATGTTCCCAGCACCATCAGACAACCAACAGCAGCACAGTAACTTATCAACTCCAGGTCACTGAGGGGAGAACGAGGCCCTCAGGAGCAGGTCATGTACTGCACAGTGCCAGGGGCACTGTACAGACCACTTTCCTAAAGATGAGCAGTGGGGTAGCACGGCTTAAAGGATTCACAGATGCAGCATCAGTGTGTGCCACCAAAcatgaaaggaaacaaaagttGTGTCAGAGTGGGGAGAAGGTAATGTTCTTCAAGGACTTGGACCGGcagggcactgtgctgggtgctgtaGAAGCCAAGTTTATGTTCTAGAGGTGAGTCAGGCAGTGACGAGTCAGTAGACACTCAGATACCTGGGGGCTTACTCCTGGCCATGATTTATTACTTGGACCAAATAGTGTATGCTGTACCAGGAACTTGCCAAACGGAAAAACAACCAAACAGAACAACTAAACATGACCACTAAATAACCTCTTAACTAACCTCAAGAGGAGAGAAATCATGATTGACGAGAAATGAGAGGCCTCCTACAGGGACCACCAGAAATTCCACTCGGAAGGTATCATGATTTCCATCATAGGTTGCCTTAAATTTCATGTAGATCAGGTACACCGTGGCATAGGAACAGGCAATGTA
Coding sequences within it:
- the KDELR2 gene encoding ER lumen protein-retaining receptor 2; protein product: MNIFRLTGDLSHLAAIVILLLKIWKTRSCAGISGKSQLLFALVFTTRYLDLFTSFISLYNTSMKLIYIACSYATVYLIYMKFKATYDGNHDTFRVEFLVVPVGGLSFLVNHDFSPLEILWTFSIYLESVAILPQLFMISKTGEAETITTHYLFFLGLYRALYLVNWVWRFYFEGFFDLIAVVAGVVQTILYCDFFYLYITKVLKGKKLSLPA